The sequence TGCTGTTCCTGGCGATCAACACGTCGAGTGTCACGCTGCTGCCGACCGGCGTCATCGCCATCCGTGCCGCGGCCGGCTCGACCGACCCCGCCGCCATCGTGCCGACGACCCTGTTCGCCACGATCTGCTCGACGACGATCGCCATCCTGGCGGCGCGGTTCTACAGCCGGTTCACCGCCGTGCCCGCCGCCCCCTCGGCAGCAGCATCGGACGCACCGTCGGACGCGGCATCCGCCGAGGAGCCGCCCGCCGAGCCGGCGCCGGATACGCCGCCCGGCTACCCCGCCTGGGTCTCAGCCCTCGCGCTGGCCTGCGTCGTCGGCATGGTCCCGCTGACGATCTTCTGGGGCCAGGCGATCGCGCCGTGGATCATCCCGGGCCTGATGGTCGGCCTGCTGACGTTCGGCGCGCTCAAGCGGGTCAACGTCTACGAGGTCTTCGTCGAGGGCGCCAAGGACGGATTCGAGGTCGCCGTCCGCATCATTCCCTATCTCGTCGCCATCCTGGTCGCCGTCGCGATGTTCCGCGCCAGCGGCGCCATGGACCTGCTGATTCAGCCGCTCGGCGCCGTCACCCGCCTCGTCGGGCTGCCGCCCGAGGCCCTGCCGATGGCCCTGCTCCGCCCGCTGTCGGGGTCCGGCGCCTACGGCATCATGGTCTCGATCATCGACGACCCCGCGGTCGGGCCGGACAGCTACACCGGCCTGCTGGTCAGCACGCTGCAGGGCTCCACCGAAACGACCTTCTACGTGCTCGCCGTCTATTTCGGCGCCGTGCAGATCCGGCGCATCCGCCACGCCCTGGCCGCCGGCCTGACCGCCGACCTCGCCGGCGTCGTCGCCGCGGTGCTGATCTGCGTCTGGTTGTTCGGCTGACCTCATCGATCGGCGCCGGCCGTTGAATTGTTCGTCCAACGGACGTACATTGCGTCGAGGAGGCCAGCATGGTCGCAGACGCACGCGGACGCACGAAAGCCGAGCGCCTTGGCTTTCGTATCGATGAGCAGACGAAGGCGCTGATCGAGCGCGCCGCCCATCTGCAGCGCCGGAAGGTGACGGACTTCTGCATGAGCGCACTCACCGAGGCTGCGCGCCGGACGATCGCCGAGCATGAAGCCCTCGCCCTCTCCGAACGCGATCGCACGGCGTTCTTCGAGGCACTGGTCAATCCGCCTCGGGCCAGCGACCGCTTGCGCCGTGCCTTCGCATCGCATCGGCGCCGGGTCGATCCGTGAACGACCCGGGTGCGGCCGCCGCTCTCGGGGTCGCACCGCTATCGACCGTGCATGACCGCGCCGCTTTCGCCTGCGGCGTGGACAGCCTCGACCGGTATTTGAAGACACAGGCCGGCCAGGACGTGCGGCGCAAGGTCAACGCGGTCTTCGTGCTGGCGGAATCGGCGAACCCGGCGCAGATACTCGGATACTACACGCTGTGCGCGACCGCCCTCGGACAGGGGGAGGTTCCCGACGCCGCACGCAGGCACGTGCCCCGCTATCCGCTGGTCAGCGCGACGCTGATCGGCCGCCTCGCGGTATCGCGGTCGCATCAGGGCGCCGGCCTCGGCGGCGTTTTGCTGGCCGATGCGCTGCGGCGGGCCGTCGCCAGCGCCGATACGGTGGGGTCGTGCATGGTCGTGGTGGATGCGCTGGACGAAACGGCGGCGGCCTTCTATGCGGCGCACGGCTTCGTCCGTCTACCGGACTCGCCCCGACTGGTCCTGCCGATGCGGCTCGCTGCGACGATGATCGCAGAGGCCGACCGGGACGTACCAGGACCCTGACGTTCGATCCGGATCGGCGCGCATGGCAAAGCTGCACACCCACGGTTTCGACTGGCATTTCGCCCACCCGCCGGAGGCGGTGTGGCCGGCGCTCGCCGATACCGGACGCTTCAACGAGGCCACCGGCCTGCCGAAGCACGTCATCCGCGAGGAGACGCAGCCGGACGGATCGGTGCGCTTCTTCGCCGAGGCGCGCGTCGGTCCCCTGAGGCTCGCCTGGGAAGACATCCCGGTGGAGTGGGTGACCGGACGCTGGCTGCGCCACATGCGCGTCTTCTCGCGGGGGCCGCTGCGCAGGCTCTGCGCCTCGCTCCGGCTGCGGCCCGACGGGCGGGGCGGCACGGATGTGCGCTACAGCCTCGAAGCCGAAGCGGCCAATCCCCTGGGCGAGATCCTGCTGCGGACGCGCTTCTTCCCGAGCGCCGAGCGGACCTTCACCGCGGCGGTCTCCACCGTCGACGAATGGGTCGCAGGCCAGCGGGAGCAGCCTTTCGACACCAAGGCGCCGCCGCTGCCGGCGGCCACCCGGGGACGCCTGACCGAGATGGTCGGGCGCATCGAGGCCAGCGGCAACGGCCATGGCCTGGCCGCGCGCCTCGCCGACTGGATCGCCACCGGTGCGGAGGTCGACCTGCTGCGCATCCGGCCGCTGATCCTGGCGCGCCTCTGGGAAGCGCCGCCGCGCCATGTCGTGGAACTGTGCCTCCAGGCGGTGCGCGAGGGCATGCTGGCGCTGCGCTGGGACCTGCTCTGCCCGCGCTGCCGCGGCGCCAAGGGCAGCACCGCCGAACTCGACCGGCTGCCGTCCGGCGCCCATTGCGACACCTGCAACATCGGCTACGACCGGGACTTCAGCCGCAACGTCGAACTGACCTTCCACCCCTCCGCGGCCATCCGAACGGTTCCGGAAGGCGAGTTCTGCCTGTTCGGCCCGATGTCGACGCCGCACGTGGTCGTCCAGGCCGCCGTGGAGCCCGGCGAGACGCGCACCCTGGACGCGGATCTGCCCGCCGGCACCTACCGCCTGCGCACCGTCGAGCCGGGTGGCGAGACCGATGTGGACGTCGGCAGCGACGGCGGCTTCCCCGAGGTCGGCATCGACGCGGACGCCGTCGCCGCGGGCGCGCCGGCGCCCCCGGGCACGCTCCGCATCGTCAACCGCGACCGGCGCCGCCGCATCGTCGCGATCGAGTCCCGCGAATGGGTCCGCGAGGCGCTGACCGCGCATCGCGCCACCACCTTCCAGGCCTTCCGCGACCTCTTCTCCGACCAGGTGCTGCGCCCCGGCGACGAGGTGGGCATCGCCCACGTCACCCTGATGTTCACCGACCTGCGCGGCTCGACCGCCCTCTACCAGC is a genomic window of Constrictibacter sp. MBR-5 containing:
- a CDS encoding adenylate/guanylate cyclase domain-containing protein, whose product is MAKLHTHGFDWHFAHPPEAVWPALADTGRFNEATGLPKHVIREETQPDGSVRFFAEARVGPLRLAWEDIPVEWVTGRWLRHMRVFSRGPLRRLCASLRLRPDGRGGTDVRYSLEAEAANPLGEILLRTRFFPSAERTFTAAVSTVDEWVAGQREQPFDTKAPPLPAATRGRLTEMVGRIEASGNGHGLAARLADWIATGAEVDLLRIRPLILARLWEAPPRHVVELCLQAVREGMLALRWDLLCPRCRGAKGSTAELDRLPSGAHCDTCNIGYDRDFSRNVELTFHPSAAIRTVPEGEFCLFGPMSTPHVVVQAAVEPGETRTLDADLPAGTYRLRTVEPGGETDVDVGSDGGFPEVGIDADAVAAGAPAPPGTLRIVNRDRRRRIVAIESREWVREALTAHRATTFQAFRDLFSDQVLRPGDEVGIAHVTLMFTDLRGSTALYQRIGDAAAYRLVREHFAFLASTVRRNDGAIVKTIGDAIMAAFPNPADGLRAAQAVQAGVAAFNARSGGAPVVIKLGLHAGPCIAVTMNDRLDYFGSAVNMAARMQHASEGGDIVLSEAIVGDSGVSAMLPRDSLREERRTLKGFAEPVPFFRLVPPATEAA
- a CDS encoding GNAT family N-acetyltransferase, with translation MNDPGAAAALGVAPLSTVHDRAAFACGVDSLDRYLKTQAGQDVRRKVNAVFVLAESANPAQILGYYTLCATALGQGEVPDAARRHVPRYPLVSATLIGRLAVSRSHQGAGLGGVLLADALRRAVASADTVGSCMVVVDALDETAAAFYAAHGFVRLPDSPRLVLPMRLAATMIAEADRDVPGP
- a CDS encoding DUF1778 domain-containing protein, producing MVADARGRTKAERLGFRIDEQTKALIERAAHLQRRKVTDFCMSALTEAARRTIAEHEALALSERDRTAFFEALVNPPRASDRLRRAFASHRRRVDP
- a CDS encoding nucleoside recognition domain-containing protein, which gives rise to MNAVFLAIVGIAFATAAVKQLFGPAVAPMPMDALGTAMLDAAKSSVTLALGLIGVMALFLGLMKVAEAGGLLVIIARLLRPLMVRLFPEVPADHPAMGAMIMNLSANVMGLGNAATPFGIRAMQELDRLNPHKGTATNAMVLFLAINTSSVTLLPTGVIAIRAAAGSTDPAAIVPTTLFATICSTTIAILAARFYSRFTAVPAAPSAAASDAPSDAASAEEPPAEPAPDTPPGYPAWVSALALACVVGMVPLTIFWGQAIAPWIIPGLMVGLLTFGALKRVNVYEVFVEGAKDGFEVAVRIIPYLVAILVAVAMFRASGAMDLLIQPLGAVTRLVGLPPEALPMALLRPLSGSGAYGIMVSIIDDPAVGPDSYTGLLVSTLQGSTETTFYVLAVYFGAVQIRRIRHALAAGLTADLAGVVAAVLICVWLFG